GACCGAAAGTTCTCGCCCAGATCCATCACTATGGGGCTCCGACCCATCAGACCGCTTCCGGTTACCACCACCTCCACATTTGACTAAATCACACCCTCTCATTCCTCCTCCACTGCAAGGCCACGATGCCTTCAACCATCCACCTCCAGCTTCACCCTCCGATTTGGGTCCTTCCCCACGATCCCTTCCCCCAGAAACCTTCCGGATTGCCACATTGTCTACACGCAAACATAGCAACCTCATCACAGTGCCCATTCATGATGACTCAGGAAGCTCAGGCCTCTTGCACCCACATACACCCCCTGGCCCACCTCCACACCATCACTCTGGTGATTACCCCAGCCAACCGGTGGTTTCTCACCCACATCACATTATGCCTCCACTACAACAACCACATTACGGGCCTCCGCCACCTCCACCACCCCCTCTAAGCATCCCGATGCAACACCCGCCACAGGGCTCTGCCACACCTCACATGATTTACAACCAACCACCTCCAATGTCAACACCCCCTCCACCCGGACACATCATCAGCCCAATGCCACCATTTATGAACCACCCTCCACCTGGTCCCATTCCCCCAGTCAGTCCACACCACTACAACCCAAACTCAATGCCACAGGACCAAGGCACACTAAGCCCACCTTTTTCCCAACCAGGCGGCATGAGCCCAGGAATTTGGCCCAATCCACGTGGGCCCCATCAGCCCTGTATGCAAGGGCCACCACCACAGGGACAAAGGCCAGGGCCTCACCACCCAGAACAGTCACGATATAGACCATATTACCAGTAGAATGTGCCACAGTCACAGTTTGAGTGCACAAAGTATCGTTTCTGGTTGGATATGGTCAACCTGGCCATGTGTGTTTGATGATAACGTGATATAATCACCGTTGCTGGTGCTTTTTGTACTAGTGTCCCTCATTCAGGGCAGTTCCATTGAATTAAAAAGAACTATTACTTGAATGGAAAAAAATAGACTTTGTTTGGAATAATTTATCATGGTTTTGTTTGAAACATTTACATAATGTTGTACCCAACGACTGCAATAAATTAAACTTGAACATATGAGCTTTATATAAATTTTGatttaaatgttgttatttttgaGCACAGAGATAAACTAGTTAAAGGGTTAGCTCATCTGAAAATGACATTTCTGTTAATTAGTGGTGTAACCGATCAGAAATCTCACGGTTCCAAACACATTATGGTTTTTTAATCACGGATCAGACCATTTTGCGCATCACACAAAAAGGTGTGGAGACAAATGTAATATGCttttcatttattacaaaatcagtactgcaagacacttctggatttaacaaacagaacttagaacgtTGTTAAATATATATGACAATGATTTTAATGTTTACCGCAAACATCAgcggttttatctaaactattaaCTGTTAtgccagtacttctgtgttatttaactGTTTGTACCTCAttataactaactcaaaagactaaagtctCTATCTTAGGATGAATAAACGTATGCAAAAAcctataatttatcatttatgttgcgtgggtgttgagatcccgatcttttaatgattaatcgtgcagcttaaaCTAAATGCATTAACGCAGGCTAAACAAATAGGGACTGAAAACGCCTTTAAGGAAACCCACTACTTCCCCACTActaacccaccacaacttcttcagtcatcattatattttacaggacaGCCTagatgctttcatacatgtgatttgaacaTGAGAGGCAATCTCTCTCTGTGATTCTTACAAATAGGATTAATCTAccagtaaaacaaaaaattaacctGTTGGCCACGTTTGTTTCGAACCGTAGGTTGTGATCCGTATTTTTCACAGATCAACCGTGATCCTTTACACCCCAACTGTTAAGTATCCTTCACCCTCTTGCCATTTAAATCCCCTGAGATCGATCAAAATGCAAATGAAGATTTTGTAGTTAAAATCCTAAAGCTCCCTCCTCCATATGCAGCAACTGTTAGTTAGAAGATGTTCATAGTCCAGAAAAAGAGCCAAAAACATCGTCAACAATCCATGAGACTTAATCATAACTCCAGGAACACTTTTGAGtgtcacaaaaatgtaaaaacaacttAGTTTGCCAGTGTTTTCTCTTCCTTGTCAGGTCCTAGTGTGTTTACTACGTAGAATATGATGCTTGTGTGTAATGCTGCGGACTTTAACGTGTCATATTGCTTTTAGTTAACAAATACACTGATGATCTAATGAggataataaaacaacaaaacaatggaAAGTTTTTTGTTGCATAAAAGTGTTTTCAGAACTTGTATTACAGTTCAACTACTGAAGACACATGGGATGTTTTCAcaatgttttggtttgttttctgGACTTTAAACTGCTCTGGACTGTTGCTGTATATGAAAAATCAGAAAGCTGCAATTAAGCAATCTTAATTGTCTTAATCTGTGTTTTAAAGATTATCAGTGGTTTTAGGGAATTGAAACATTGGTTGATATAGATCATTTTGagggtaaacaaaaacaatatttccaacatatttcctttttaatattttaaatttttatagttttcgagaatccaaaaagagtcaTATTGatcaataatgttatgatagctgttttaacatgaagttatgaATGAACTCTCTATTGTTACAGTTCTGAAatggtttgataacaagcagaacATGttcaatgacatcaccacattgaaattgtCTAAACAGGctataatgtatataaaatttataatgtattgtttttatgtgAACTGCAGCCAGCATTATTTGTGCTAGCATTTATGCACACTGTTCGTAATGCACAAGAATGTGATTCAG
The DNA window shown above is from Danio rerio strain Tuebingen ecotype United States chromosome 25, GRCz12tu, whole genome shotgun sequence and carries:
- the LOC100002706 gene encoding E3 ubiquitin-protein ligase Hakai isoform X1; protein product: MDQNDNDLQGTDGSGSLGGLDVRRQIPIKLLSKQTMRGKPPAQPQRPATRLPSKREEEPFRYKQEERFECKSGDAYGSHRRFPHPIFWDYKLNLVGVKDDTPVHFCDKCGLPIKIYGRMIPCKHVFCYDCAVYYEKKCDKMCPGLSLYSCTDPVQRIEQCQRGSLFMCNIVQGCKRTYLSQRDLQAHINHRHMKASKTESSRPDPSLWGSDPSDRFRLPPPPHLTKSHPLIPPPLQGHDAFNHPPPASPSDLGPSPRSLPPETFRIATLSTRKHSNLITVPIHDDSGSSGLLHPHTPPGPPPHHHSGDYPSQPVVSHPHHIMPPLQQPHYGPPPPPPPPLSIPMQHPPQGSATPHMIYNQPPPMSTPPPPGHIISPMPPFMNHPPPGPIPPVSPHHYNPNSMPQDQGTLSPPFSQPGGMSPGIWPNPRGPHQPCMQGPPPQGQRPGPHHPEQSRYRPYYQ
- the LOC100002706 gene encoding E3 ubiquitin-protein ligase Hakai isoform X2, giving the protein MDQNDNDLQGTDGSGSLGGLDVRRQIPIKLLSKQTMRGKPPAQPQRPATRLPSKREEEPFRYKQEERFECKSGDAYGSHRRFPHPIFWDYKLNLVGVKDDTPVHFCDKCGLPIKIYGRMIPCKHVFCYDCAVYYEKKCDKMCPGCTDPVQRIEQCQRGSLFMCNIVQGCKRTYLSQRDLQAHINHRHMKASKTESSRPDPSLWGSDPSDRFRLPPPPHLTKSHPLIPPPLQGHDAFNHPPPASPSDLGPSPRSLPPETFRIATLSTRKHSNLITVPIHDDSGSSGLLHPHTPPGPPPHHHSGDYPSQPVVSHPHHIMPPLQQPHYGPPPPPPPPLSIPMQHPPQGSATPHMIYNQPPPMSTPPPPGHIISPMPPFMNHPPPGPIPPVSPHHYNPNSMPQDQGTLSPPFSQPGGMSPGIWPNPRGPHQPCMQGPPPQGQRPGPHHPEQSRYRPYYQ